One Magnetococcales bacterium genomic region harbors:
- the arfB gene encoding aminoacyl-tRNA hydrolase, with product MIDLSSIVYREIHLDFVRASGPGGQNVNKVSSAVQLRFDVRRSPSLPQRVRERLEMLAGKRLTDEGVLILEAQRFRTQERNRQDAIERLLALLEKAQERPEPRIATRPSLASKLKRLEGKKHRAGLKEGRRVSRQEPGD from the coding sequence ATGATCGATCTCTCCTCCATTGTCTATCGGGAAATCCATCTCGATTTCGTGCGTGCTTCCGGCCCCGGCGGGCAGAACGTCAACAAGGTATCGAGTGCGGTGCAGTTGCGCTTTGATGTGCGCCGCAGCCCCTCCCTGCCGCAACGGGTGAGGGAGAGGCTGGAGATGTTGGCGGGGAAGCGATTGACGGATGAGGGGGTGTTGATTCTGGAGGCGCAGCGTTTTCGCACCCAGGAGCGCAACCGGCAGGATGCCATCGAGCGTTTGCTGGCGTTGCTCGAAAAGGCTCAGGAGCGTCCCGAACCACGTATTGCCACCCGGCCCAGTCTGGCTTCCAAACTCAAGCGGCTGGAGGGCAAAAAACATCGCGCCGGACTCAAGGAGGGCCGACGGGTGTCACGGCAAGAGCCGGGGGATTGA
- a CDS encoding M48 family metalloprotease gives MLIAMAGMPFSLGWMLAGSEGGLWSLILVAVLHLLAPNLPPAWVMRLHRAMPLDYRFAAGLHHELSRIARKAGLQWQPELYRIASPALNAFAVGEDGGSAIAVTEGLLRRLSHRELVAVLAHEVSHIRNLDTRSLALSEIFRQVTSAFALLGQTLLILLSLLLAMGEDQVMLYWPAVMLLLFSPVISGLLQLAFSRTREFQADLDAAALTGDPEGLASALYKLNTGARGFLGQLLHPRGAEGRDWLRSHPDSKERIRRLLELVRPVRSYQSANRVGYNSPVFGVPAPYQGLMPREMDFNWRRSQW, from the coding sequence ATGCTGATCGCCATGGCGGGGATGCCGTTTTCCCTGGGATGGATGTTGGCAGGCTCCGAAGGGGGGCTTTGGAGTCTGATCCTCGTGGCCGTTCTGCACCTTCTGGCCCCAAACCTCCCGCCAGCCTGGGTGATGCGCCTGCATCGGGCCATGCCCCTGGACTACCGTTTTGCCGCCGGATTGCATCACGAACTGTCCCGAATCGCCCGCAAGGCCGGGTTGCAGTGGCAACCAGAGCTTTACCGGATAGCCTCTCCGGCCCTGAACGCCTTTGCCGTGGGAGAAGACGGCGGGTCGGCCATCGCCGTTACCGAGGGGTTGTTGCGACGCCTTTCCCACCGGGAGTTGGTCGCCGTACTGGCCCATGAGGTCAGCCATATCCGCAATCTGGATACCCGGAGCCTGGCGTTGTCCGAGATCTTTCGACAGGTGACTTCCGCCTTTGCCCTGTTGGGACAGACGCTGCTCATCCTGCTGTCGCTTCTGCTGGCCATGGGTGAGGACCAAGTCATGCTCTATTGGCCGGCGGTGATGCTGTTACTCTTCTCCCCCGTCATCAGCGGATTGCTGCAATTGGCTTTCTCGCGCACTCGCGAGTTTCAGGCCGATCTGGATGCGGCGGCGCTGACCGGGGATCCGGAGGGGCTGGCCTCCGCGCTGTACAAGTTGAATACCGGCGCCAGGGGATTCTTGGGACAACTGTTGCATCCCCGTGGCGCGGAAGGCCGTGATTGGCTGCGCAGTCATCCCGATTCGAAGGAGCGAATCCGCCGGCTTCTGGAATTGGTCCGGCCGGTTCGTTCGTATCAAAGCGCCAATCGTGTCGGGTACAATTCCCCGGTGTTCGGAGTTCCTGCCCCTTACCAGGGCCTGATGCCCAGGGAGATGGACTTCAACTGGCGGCGCAGCCAGTGGTGA